From the genome of Haloferax mediterranei ATCC 33500, one region includes:
- a CDS encoding histidine kinase N-terminal 7TM domain-containing protein, which translates to MKWQFSPYLLLLLVVFGISLLVAVMAWHNRDRPGGRPLTALVLATAWWSLSYAVGRSARYPHPLPTCSTRSQTHRRALKSHPPIPKASRTTRFGYCH; encoded by the coding sequence ATGAAATGGCAATTCTCTCCATATCTGCTCTTGCTACTCGTTGTGTTTGGTATCTCGCTACTCGTGGCGGTAATGGCATGGCACAACCGCGACCGCCCGGGCGGTCGCCCGCTTACAGCTCTCGTCCTCGCAACTGCATGGTGGTCGCTTTCCTACGCAGTCGGCCGATCAGCGAGGTATCCCCACCCGTTGCCGACGTGTTCGACCCGCAGCCAGACTCACCGACGCGCGCTGAAATCACACCCTCCGATACCGAAGGCGAGTCGCACTACGAGATTCGGATACTGCCATTGA
- a CDS encoding DUF5305 domain-containing protein — translation MSNWQRETTKTIVDNYGLILVCLLVIAALGGYLTYTTHVEPGTDTATRQLSSWQSSGSFSHNATVRNGTSAFVEGTVLQDRSVYLTHVAPLLSGSFTYTYGVSNESNLAVDTTVLVRYRSVESAGSPDELVYWQVKQTLAHGRDESLSPDESMTIPFSLNISDAAETVRRIDREHGGTPGQLDMTVVARVDLSGTRNGQHVDTTRTYLLPIDPSQNSYRVEDADRITHGDERTVDVTVDPDYGLLRQVGSPLLFLFGTVGAGFLVFARSTGQLSLSNREQRWLAYQSTREEFNDWITTGQIDQVGDDVWSVTVDSLEGLVDVAIDTDNRVIEQRGGDEFVVFTGDRLFRYRRPPEPETNGEFFWNRDEGRTDDSDGS, via the coding sequence ATGAGTAATTGGCAACGTGAAACAACGAAGACAATCGTTGATAATTACGGCCTGATTCTCGTTTGTCTCTTAGTTATCGCCGCACTTGGCGGCTACTTGACGTACACCACGCACGTCGAACCGGGAACGGATACAGCGACCCGACAGCTCTCCTCGTGGCAGTCAAGCGGTTCATTTTCTCACAATGCTACGGTACGCAATGGAACGTCGGCGTTTGTCGAGGGGACCGTTCTCCAAGACCGCTCGGTCTATTTGACTCATGTCGCTCCGTTACTGAGCGGCTCATTCACCTACACGTACGGCGTCAGCAACGAGAGTAATCTTGCCGTAGACACGACGGTTCTCGTGCGCTATCGCTCGGTTGAGTCCGCCGGTTCGCCCGACGAACTCGTCTATTGGCAGGTCAAGCAGACATTAGCCCATGGGCGCGACGAATCCTTATCTCCTGACGAGTCGATGACGATTCCCTTCTCGCTGAATATCAGCGATGCAGCCGAAACCGTTCGGCGTATCGACCGAGAACACGGTGGGACTCCCGGTCAACTCGACATGACGGTCGTTGCGCGGGTCGACCTTTCGGGAACGCGGAACGGCCAACACGTAGACACTACTCGTACGTATCTCCTCCCGATTGATCCAAGTCAGAATAGCTATCGCGTCGAAGACGCGGACCGAATAACCCACGGTGATGAGCGAACCGTAGACGTAACTGTCGACCCCGACTACGGCCTCCTTCGGCAGGTCGGTAGTCCGTTGTTGTTCTTGTTCGGCACGGTTGGAGCGGGATTCCTCGTCTTTGCTCGGTCTACCGGTCAACTCTCACTGAGTAACCGTGAACAGCGATGGCTGGCGTACCAGTCGACCCGCGAGGAGTTCAATGACTGGATTACGACCGGACAAATCGATCAGGTCGGAGACGACGTCTGGTCCGTCACGGTCGATTCGCTTGAGGGGTTGGTCGACGTAGCTATCGACACGGACAACCGCGTCATCGAACAACGAGGCGGCGATGAGTTCGTCGTGTTTACCGGTGACCGACTGTTCCGGTACCGACGCCCGCCGGAACCGGAGACCAACGGCGAGTTCTTCTGGAACCGCGACGAAGGCCGAACTGACGACTCCGATGGGTCCTGA
- the tafE gene encoding TafE family fimbrial adapter protein: MKRRSLLLSIGAASVGTGAVFGSGAFTSIEADRNVNLKVTNDSGSAQVSFDQGSGVGADAIVGTDNSESAEVIKFAETNLNERAKTTFTDALEIDNNGGTKVDLYVDDSTEGIGDDPSNGEVLDFRVDGSSIVGDGTSGNAIELGADGSTSGGENTDVIEVDIVVDLLDDNVDGSSLKDIDSVTFVVEAKRN, encoded by the coding sequence ATGAAGCGAAGAAGTCTCCTACTCAGTATCGGTGCCGCCAGCGTTGGAACGGGGGCAGTGTTCGGCTCCGGTGCGTTCACCTCTATCGAAGCGGACCGGAACGTCAACCTCAAGGTCACCAACGACAGCGGGTCGGCACAGGTAAGCTTCGACCAAGGAAGTGGCGTTGGCGCGGATGCAATTGTCGGGACAGACAACAGCGAGTCCGCCGAGGTGATCAAGTTCGCAGAGACGAACCTCAACGAACGTGCGAAGACGACGTTCACGGACGCGCTCGAAATCGACAACAATGGTGGCACCAAGGTAGATTTGTACGTCGACGACAGTACCGAGGGTATCGGTGACGACCCGAGTAACGGCGAAGTTCTTGATTTCCGGGTCGACGGGTCTTCTATCGTCGGTGACGGTACGTCGGGGAACGCCATCGAACTCGGAGCCGACGGGAGCACCTCCGGCGGTGAGAACACGGATGTCATAGAAGTGGACATCGTGGTCGATTTACTGGATGACAATGTCGACGGAAGCAGTCTCAAGGATATCGATTCCGTGACGTTCGTTGTGGAAGCGAAGCGTAACTGA
- the tafA gene encoding fimbrial protein TafA: MNRRSVLGLIGTIGIGTGAAFGSGAFSTVEATREVEVNVVGVDDNGDDDGSEIADQFTDVLVDASADEVALRDSNDDLVTDPTTLFPTSNDTLDANGTADIDENYVSLIANDVTVVFGYKQGGTDERLLPNSTYTYPSGFFTLVNNGDGNGNGKKFSVELESGNTFLTEIGGQNPHSEEVAADTTSEFGATLETGQSGTESETLTIRISEV; the protein is encoded by the coding sequence ATGAACCGCAGAAGTGTACTGGGGCTTATCGGAACGATTGGTATCGGAACTGGCGCGGCGTTCGGCTCGGGTGCATTCAGCACCGTCGAGGCGACGCGCGAAGTCGAAGTTAACGTCGTTGGCGTCGACGACAACGGCGACGACGACGGGTCGGAGATTGCCGACCAATTCACGGACGTGCTCGTGGACGCTTCCGCTGACGAAGTCGCCCTGCGCGACAGTAACGATGACCTGGTCACCGACCCCACGACGTTGTTCCCCACCAGCAATGACACGCTCGATGCGAACGGAACTGCGGATATCGACGAGAACTACGTGAGTCTCATTGCCAACGACGTGACCGTCGTCTTCGGGTACAAACAGGGCGGTACCGACGAGCGTCTGCTGCCGAACAGCACGTACACCTACCCCAGCGGCTTCTTTACGCTGGTGAACAACGGCGACGGTAACGGAAACGGCAAGAAGTTCAGCGTCGAACTCGAATCTGGCAACACGTTCCTCACAGAGATTGGGGGCCAAAACCCACACAGCGAGGAAGTCGCAGCGGATACAACGTCTGAGTTTGGTGCAACGCTTGAAACTGGCCAGAGCGGCACGGAGAGCGAGACGCTGACTATTCGTATCAGCGAAGTCTAA